Part of the Pelobates fuscus isolate aPelFus1 chromosome 12, aPelFus1.pri, whole genome shotgun sequence genome, acagaccaaactccccgtttaacgcaccgcaaacaccgcaaactgttgtcagaggcagacacaccaaaaaaacgcacactagtgaaggaaactgactgctattatattacagtcaaaaaagtttagttttttttaaatgcaagctattgtgacaccagtgagtgagtggtggcactgggcaagtgggcacagtatacgctgtgagcctgacacacacgctgggcgacaacaaactgctattcgatctattacagtcaaaattgtatatatttttttaaaatgtacactactgttacaccagatatgagttgcactggtgtgacactgtgccctggcaggccctgaaacgcacactcgtgaaggaaactgactgctattatattacagtcaaaaaagttttttgtttttttttaaatgcaagctattgtgacaccagtgagtgagtggtggcactgggcaagtgggcacagtatatgctgtgagcctgacacacaggctggcaggcaggcaactgcaattatgatgacgaatagggggcggaccgaacagcgcatgtgttcgctatccgtggcgaacgcgaacaagcgatgttcgccgggaactattctccAGAGAACAGTTCCGGACATCactagtatgtatgtgtatatatatatatatatatatatatataaattgttctTCCAGTTCTCTAATTATGAGttatgtcttgtatgtctgttTCACTCTCTATCTCTGTACTTAATTACAAAATAGTTATAATGACAATGAACTATATAATACGTTTTCAAAGTTGTGATCCCGGTCAGCTTTCTGCACTGTTTCTTTCCTGCAGGCCCCACACTAATCAGGAAGGTCTGTCTTTGACAGCAGTGAGTTTATCAGCTGACGCTTTAACATATTATCAATGCCCAAGCCAAACCATCCTGATTAGTTTGATGATGAAGGGAAGGGGACAGGAGGAAATGCAGACAGGTTCTTGGGGACACATACCGGGGACACATACGGGTGTTAAGAAGGCACCCAGGGATTCCACATTCCTTAataacttaatctcaatgaagttgttatggtggtaacGTGTTCCTGAAGCAAAGAAACGtattcctctttaaccccttaaggaccaaacttctggaataaaagggaatcatgacatgtcacacatgtcatgtgtctttaaggggttaaggacaaattatatttggttgttttttatataatgaattcataattcataaaaataatatattttttttctgttccatGTCCTTTTTTGCTCCTCTCATTTCATCTCTTTGTTATTCATATTATCTTTTCGCTGTTTGTTATTTTACTCGTATTCTCCTGAATACAATTCTCCTCCTTTTAGCTTTGTTGTCTCAGTTCTATCCTGCTTTTTCTGCCTCTGTGTATGAATACTACAGGATCCATAGCTTTTCCCAATGATGAATACAAAACAGAGTCCTGGGATAACAACAGCACTCAGAGACATACAACTACTACTCCAAGATGGATAACCAATCAATCGTCTGGCCTCCTACTTACAAAAATCACAAAGAGACCATCCAGCACGTCAGATATCATTGTGTATATCACAGGTGGGATTGGGGATGATTATTATGATGATGAAGAGGTTCCACCTACTCGCCCTCCGCATATGCCTGTGAGTCCATGCCCATATGACCACTGCAAACACTTGGAACCCCCTTGCGAGGAGTCACAAAAAAGAGCAGAGAACAACTGTCTTTGTCCTGGAGTACAAGGTCCAACAATTCGACCAGATGTTCCCAAGCTGAGGCAGATAGTTCCTGGGGACAGAGATGTGGCTGTAAGCTGGTGCTCTCCAATGTCCACCGTCCATGGATATAGGGTTCTGCATGGTCCCCAAGAGGGTTTGCTAGAGAGAGGACCAGTACTTAATACTTCGCACAGATTTTATTCCATAGCTAAACTTCTCCCAGGAACAGCCTACAAAGTGTGTGTGGTGGCATTTAACAGAGTAGGTGAAAGCCCTGTAGATACAGAAGATGAACATTTTGAACAGGACCCCAATACATCTGGCCCATGCAGGATCATCAATACTACATccaagtatttatatatttacatagggCTGGGACTGACTGTCCTGGCAGTCTTGATGGTGTTGGCTATTATTGGGTACTGCATATGCAAAAGGAGAAGAGGCAGTAAAACTGTTGAATGGAATGAAGCAGATTATCCATACTAGCTGTATAAGGGCGCAAATGTGGATCAGTTGGAAATACCCACCATGCACAAAGTATCGTTCATGTATATCGTCATTAACTGCTACCGTgatgattttatttaattaaattaatgtcattttttatgaatatacatatttattatatttaaacattgaAATGTACTGTTGAGTGTCATACAACAGATTCCAAGGaaatgttttagaaaaaaaagctgCCTTTAACACAGCAGCTCAGAAAAAACTGTATCCAGAATTCCCCCCGAATTCCAAGTTGaatatgcaaatgagcatagacgagaatccccccttttttttttatcctcctcTCCTGCAAGTCATTTCAGATTGCCATCGCATTCAGGAGACTGCAAAAAAGTAAGATCGAATCTAAAAAAAGAGGTTTCACTTGCATACTCCGCATGGTGTTCTATAAAGGCATAGATGTGCCGGAGGGCTTCCTAATGCTGGACTGCTTTGTCCTTCTTGTCCCCTATTTAGATCCCTCACTGCACCTTtgaatcaatttatttttttgtttgttgaacGTAAAGTTAATGAACATTGACTGTATCTGTGTATGAGGCTGGTGGTCACTGAGAAAAATATTGATATTTTGAGCCTAATTTTGaactttgttttttgtaaatttaaATTTGGCTAGTAAATGTAAAGGTACACTCCACACACATTCAGCTtagtgaagtgctttatgtgtctggagtctgtctCTTTTGCGACAGTTTACAAAAGTGCCAGAACCTCCTCACTGACTGTCACTTAGACAGCCAAATAGCTAAAGGAAGCGACAGCTGTGCTGGGTGAGAGCATGCCTTCTTTCTCCTTTCTCAGTGAGCTGTACTGCAACATGATCACAGCTCCTCAGTTTAGTATATGTACCAGCACAGACTGAGAACCTGTGCTTGGGAAAGAGGGGAGCACTTGGAAATGATGCAGACAACGGGTCTGCAGCTTTTCCAAGCTGTTTTTTCATACACTCCCAAAGAAAGCATGCAGACAAAGGTAcatgaatattttatttgttttgtactaATAACTAATGttctaaattgttaaaaaaaaccaaaaacattaaTTGATTCATTTTCAAAggagtgttcttttttttttttttattcttttttttcggTTGACAGAATTGACAAGTACACAGATGCTACACAAAAGGTATTGCgtgggcttatgcaaaagccaaagTGCAAACAGTTCAAAAATACATTGTGATACAGAGAAGTATATACAGGTAGAGTAGTTATCTGGTAATGCTACATTATTTTCTCGTGTGCGATTCTGTTCTGCCGAGTTtccaaacattttaaacaaaccaaaacaaatataaacaagtTTGAACGTACGATCATGaaaggagtgttcttttaaaagaaACAATTCACTTTCAgattgttttataaataaatgcaaatgtCTTATGagaagaccttttttttttttggccggtATTTATTCATGTCAATcactttttttattgaggcaatccTGTGTCAATCAAAGTAGACAATTCAATATATGTCAAGGATCAGTAGTATTTGGCAAATATGCATAAAGATATTATATGAGTGCCTCATTttataatagaaataaaatgaaacaagaaTAACATGATTGAGACCATCTTGTGTCAAAACAATATGTAATCGTATTTAGGCACTCTATTTAGATGTGCTAGTAACACACATCTGTATTTCAAATAATAGGGTTTACaataccatacctcccaagtgtctctatttaggaaggacagtccctattttgtcctagaatctctctgtacctcttttctatcctaatttccctcttttctaagagctTCATATTGTTGGCGTGTCTGAGATAATAACTGCCCCCTCCTGGAGTGTTCATCTCCACAGCaattaaaactcacagtaatgtgcctaTAACCCACATAAAATGTGTTGAGAAATCAGTCTGTGAAAATAGGATGCATTGTTCTAAATTTCATTTTCGTTACATAAATTGTTCTTGGCAAGTGATCTAAAATGTCTCAGGACCACACCCCTCTTACACCCCAAAGTGAAATTTTCCCTCTctatccatttgaaatgttggttgGCACGCATCATTATTTTCCTTCAGTTGGTATAGGCATTGTAtgctttcagggttattcagtaaactctGGATTAGAACGGAATGCAATCTGAATGGCCCGTTGgaggataaaataaaaaagatctgACTATAATTGAGTTGGATAATTTTTGAATCATTTAATTAAAATTcaattcagtttagtgaataactttagaCTATGTGAACtttttggaattcaaagtgaatttcacgttTTATGTCTATCCAGCTATGTTTCCAAATTCCAGTTCAgatattttggcataaaattttAACTTCATTTGAATTTCCGACTCTGCACATTTTAGTGCAAGTTAGTGTGTTAACTTAGTGAACCACTAATACAAGCTTGGTCAAGATCCAATCCAAAGTCAAACTCAAAAACCATAGAAATAACACTAATACAATGCATTCTCTGGTAACAGCAGCCCAGGACAGGGCAATAACTGATTTGTTTTGTAAGTTTAGCTTATAGTGAAGTATCATTTGTTGGCTTTAAAAAAGCGATGCTAGAGCATGGAACAGTCTGCATGACATTAgaatgatgcaaaaaaaaaaaaatgggattggGGCACACCCAGAAGATGAATTTCTCAGCTAGGTGCtgctataaaaaacaaaatatatatagaaaatacagattaaggaacagcacacacaataaaaatacaaCTTTATATTTAAAAGGGCATTTAAAATCCCCTAGTTTAGCACACAAATATGGTGATTTGGTTACAGCATATGGCCAtactgtgttaaaggaacactatagacacccagaccatttcggctcattgaagtggcctgggtgcaggttcccaggtcccttaaccctgcaaaggtaattattgcagtttttaataaactgcaataattacctttgagggttaactccaccagacagccactagactagacagccactagagggtcttCCATGTCATCTTCCAGGACGTACCTGATGCtgaacgtcctcatgctatgcaatATACATGTTTTCCAATTGGGGAAGTACAAACACAAGCCACGCATGTGCTTCaggtccagggccggactgggaattaaaagcagctctggaaaaaaaatatttaccaaccCCATAATGTGTCGCGCCAGCAtaatgtgcagatacagagttagaaaagagaacttaaaattaaaaattattactccaacataAAAAAAAGCTCTCatagacttcaaaataaacaaaagtgcagatttattttaagcagacatgcctttgcatgtaatcaatgtttcagtccaactaccttgacatattaaggaaagcctggtaatgggactgaaatggtgaatgtatgtagggcacaactgtaaaaaattacgtcatcttgtttattttgaagtcctatgggtacgttcttcactttaaatatgttattgtgctggagtatgcaccaagcaacaagactcggacaatatctgctcattacatatgttacatattaatgacatttctctgtgtattatgcatatgtaaatgtacattaatatatgtgtaaatataataggcataattatatatatatatatatatatatatatatatatatatatatatatatatataaaagggaaaattgaccgcactccaaggacttcttcataaaatataacttttaatattccaaataaaaatatcaacgtttcagtctagagattctagactttcatcaggacctgAATctctagactgaaacgttgatatttttatttggaatattaaaagttatattttatgaagaagtccttggagtgcggtcaatTTTCCCTTCTCAAGCACCGGGCATTCAAGTGGAGTATACAGTGAGTGCAGCaccttttgaatttttttgtttttttatatatatatatatatatatatattcccgaaagagtgcactcggaggacttgaataaacttcaaataaatgctttattgaaaaaacagggtttataggcgctcactataccgTAAGATAACAAtgggggctgctgtatacaatacaaggattcccaaaccttgtgtattGGTGAAACAGAAGATATAGAatgtggcgtatactgcgcccaaatattatacgtacatacacctctgcgaggaaaagttggtaaaatacctcggaataataaaacagaaaaaaataatagtgcaatacagtatataacagtgcaaatatttgtgctaggtaattgtaggaaaaacactcacatacggtagagctatataagagctctacttttttcagcgtggacggtataatccccgtctaaggatgtaaggtggtgaagatggtactggtcctccaaatgcacaatggggataaaagagaaagagacgcgctgatagtgtagtaagtactataaaatcagggtagtaagataaagtaatgtacttacaatttttagagcaagacttgctctagttatcacagcatgggtggtactatccccacctaaggatatgatggcaccaggtagttgAACAGGACATAGAGGGATAAtggatataaaataataaaaaaatagatgtctaaaagtataaaatagactatttattataaaatatcacatataaaagtataggtacaaatgtccaaaatataagggggtcccacttgacgcgtttcgcctctccagaggctttatcaaaagtgtggggtggTTCCTCAATGTCCTGTATAAGTATGGGTGAGTTGATTGCAGAACGCTACCTGGTGGGTCTTTCTTCCGGTCTCGTGGTGCGTACCGGAAGTGATGTAGTCCATAGATGCTGGCCTTGATTTGCGTTTCATTGTGGACCGCACGCGTCACAACTGGAAGTGACGCGGGTGGTCAGAGTCTTTGCGGTCACATGACTTCTgtttggaacgcacgcaacgaAAAAAaggcgtgcgttgcgttccaagaGTAAAAAGACCTATATCTCCCACATATAAACATAGGGGGATAGTAGAGAAAAACGAAATCAGTATAAATAAGCTAACCTGTGGCATAATATAACATAGAGACAATATGGAGCATATTCTAAAAACATGGTCTAGGAAGAATCATGTATAAACATACCACTTTGCTCGAATATCTATTAGTGGATAAAACTATATAAATAGGCTATAGGTATAATAGGGTTATTAACAATAGAATCTGGCATTTTTATCCTATATCCATAATCAAGAGGACAATATAGCAGCATGTATACAGTGCAAATGGGTATGTTATAATAAGAGCGGAGGAGATATATTAAACAAAGAAGGGTGGAGGCTAAAaaaagcacatgtataaaaatagatgtaaaaaatggatatatgtataaaaaagatgTTGATAATAGTAATATAGATAAAAAATGGATGATTGGAAATGGGGGGAGTAAATGAGTTAAATGACTTATAGTAAAAAATGAcatagtaaaaaaagggggggataataaaaTGGAATAGATGggagttataaaaaattatataaatcaaattgtctaaaagtataaaatagactatttattataaaatatcacatataaaagtataggtacaaatgtccaaaatataagggggtcccacttgacgcgttgtTCACACTacctattgtaatggattttaacaacaaaaacaaacaacttagatatattttaaataaacactggcaccttttaaaagaaGATGAGATATTAGGTAAAATTATATctgacaaaccaaaaataatcttTAGAGGTGCCCCCAACTTAAAAATGCACATcacaaaattttttacaaaaacagacacaaagaAAACAGATAATTTCATGACAGCAAGaaaaggcttttttaaatgtaattgttgtatAGCATGCAAGAAAACCAGGATAACACCTAAAGTAACCACCGATTTTAAATCCAGTAACACTGGAAAAATTtacaacattaaaaacattatcacctgtaatagtaaaaatgtaatttacctgttagaatgcccatgtgggcttcAATATATCGGTAGAACTATCAGACCTCTTAAAGTCAGAATAGCAGAGCATTGCCGTAATATTGAAAAGGGCTTTGCCAACCACGCTGTCTCCTCCCACTTTTGCATGCATAACAATAACCCCAAACTACTTACTTTCACGGGTATTGCAACTGTCAATAAACACTGGAGAGGCGGCGATAACATTAAACAGATTGGTAAGATGGAGATGAAATGGGTATACTATTTAGATACCCTGCACCCAAAAGGATtaaatattgaatttgatttatataattttttataactccCATCTATTCCAttttattatccccccctttttttactatgTCATTTTTTACTATAAGTCATTTAACTCATTTACTCCCCCCATTTCCAATCATCCATTTTTTATCTATATTACTATTATCAACatctttttttatacatatatccattttttacatctatttttatacatgtgcttttTTTAGCCTCCACCCTTCTTTGTTTAATATATCTCCTCCGCTCTTATTATAACATACCCATTTGCACTGTATACATGCTGCTATATTGTCCTCTTGATTATGGATATAGGATAAAAATGCCAGATTCTATTGTTAATAACCCTATTATACCTATAGCCTATTTATATAGTTTTATCCACTAATAGATATTCGAGCAAAGTGGTATGTTTATACATGATTCTTCCTAGACCATGTTTTTAGAATATGCTCCATATTGTCTCTATGTTATATTATGCCACAGGTTAGCTTATTTATACTGATTTCGTTTTTCTCTACTATCCCCCTATGTTTATATGTGGGAGATATAGGTCTTTTTACtcttggaacgcaacgcacgcctTTTTTtcgttgcgtgcgttccaaacAGAAGTCATGTGACCGCAAAGACTCTGACcacccgcgtcacttccggttgtgaCGCGTGCGGTCCACAATGAAACGCAAATCAAGGCCAGCATCTATGGACTACATCACTTCCGGTACGCACCACGAGACCGGAAGAAAGACCCACCAGGTAGCGTTCTGCAATCAACTCACCCATACTTATACAGGACATTGAGGAAccaccccacacttttgataaagcctctggagaggcgaaacgcgtcaagtgggacccccttatattttggacatttgtacctat contains:
- the LOC134578598 gene encoding LRRN4 C-terminal-like protein, which produces MHRQTQLCCLSSILLFLPLCMNTTGSIAFPNDEYKTESWDNNSTQRHTTTTPRWITNQSSGLLLTKITKRPSSTSDIIVYITGGIGDDYYDDEEVPPTRPPHMPVSPCPYDHCKHLEPPCEESQKRAENNCLCPGVQGPTIRPDVPKLRQIVPGDRDVAVSWCSPMSTVHGYRVLHGPQEGLLERGPVLNTSHRFYSIAKLLPGTAYKVCVVAFNRVGESPVDTEDEHFEQDPNTSGPCRIINTTSKYLYIYIGLGLTVLAVLMVLAIIGYCICKRRRGSKTVEWNEADYPY